The genome window TGGGCGCATGGAAGCGCTCGGCCCCTTGTGCCGCGACTTTGGCGCGCCCTTTATTCTGCTGCCCCTCCAGGGGGCGCATCTGCCGGAAAAAGCCGCAGAGCGCATCCGCACGGTGGAGAGCCTGATCGAAAAGGCCGAGGGCATGGGTATTTCGCGGCGGCTGATGATGGTGGACATTCTCGCGCTGGCTGTATCCTCCAGCGCGGACAGCGCGCTCCAGTGCCTGGAAATGACCCGCTGGTGCGCTGCCAACGGCCTGCCCACAACGCTTGGCCTTTCAAATCTTTCTTTTGGCCTGCCCGCGCGTGAACTGCTCAATTCCACGTTTCTTTCCCTGGCGGCTGGCGCGGGGCTTACATCGTGCATCGCCAACCCCTCGGCCCAGCGGCTGCGCGAGGCGGCAGACGCGCTCAAGGTGCTGTGCAACCACGATGCCCACGCATCCTCATTTATAGCCTCCTATTCCGGCTGGAAGCCCGGCGAAGGCTCCGTGCAGGTGCGTCAGGGCGGCGGGGCGGCGGCCAAAACCCTTGCCGAGGCCGTGCTCAACGGCGACAAGGAAAATGTGCTGCCCCTGCTTACGGCAGAGCTTGACGCGGGCGCTGACCCCTTTACCCTTGTGCAGGAAACGCTCATTCCGGCTATTACGGAAGTGGGCGCGCGCTATGAACGGCGGGAATATTTTTTGCCCCAGCTCATTCGCGCGGCAGAAACCATGCAGACCGCCTTTGCGCATCTCAAGCCTTTGCTGGAGGCCGGGCGAGGCCCGGAAACGCGCCCTGTTGTTGTGATGGCCACGGTCGAAGGTGATATTCACGATATTGGCAAAAATATTGTTTCGCTGCTGCTCGGCAACCACGGTTTTGACGTTGTGGACGCGGGCAAGGACGTTCCGGCAGAAGCCATTGTTGCTTGCGCACTCAAGCACAACGCGCGTATCATCGGCTTGTCGGCATTGATGACCACCACCATGGTTCGCATGGAAGACACCATCAAAATCGTCAGGGAGCGCGCTTTGCCCATCAAGGTATTGGTGGGCGGGGCTGCCGTTACGCAGGCTTTTGCCGATGTCATTGGCGCAGATGCGTATTGCGCTGACGCCGTAGGTGCGGTAAAGGCCGCCAAGCAGTTTGTTTAGCCGCGCCCCGGCGCGGCCTTTGCTCCTCATTCAAAACTTCGGGTAAACTATGAAGAAACTCATCCTGGCCTTATTGCTGTGTCTGGCTTTGCCGTGCTCGGCGCTGGCGGCCTCGTCATCGGTTCCCACCCTGAATTTGGCCGGGCTGACGGATATGCTTGCCAAAAACAAGGGCAAGGTCATCATGCTCAATTTCTTCGCCACATGGTGCCCTCCGTGCCGCGTTGAAATCCCCGAGCTTGTGAACGTTCGCAAAAAGTACGCGGAAAAAGACGTGCTTATCGTGAGCATCTCCCTTGATGAAGATTCCAAGGTTGTGCCCCCCTTTGTGGAAAAGATGAAGATGACATACCCCGTCTTTGTCGCTGACCGCGAAGTGGCGCGGGCGTTCAAGATTTCGCAGATTCCTCACAATGCCTTCTACAGCAAGGATGGCCAGCTCATTCTTTCTGAACCCGGCATGGCGGACGCCGAAATGGTCGAAATGGTCTTTAAAAAGCTGCTGGAACAGAAATAATGGAAAATACCCTTGTGGTGCGCAAAGCCCACATGGACGATGTAAAGTCCATGCATGGGCTTTTGCTGCAATGCGCCCAGAAAGGGCTTTTGCTGCCCCGCGCGCTGATCCATCTTTATGGGCATGTGCGCAACTTTATGGTTGCGGAGAATACGGCTGGCGAGATAGTGGGCTGCTGCGCCCTTGCCCCGGTGTGGGAAGACCTGGCCGAAATATGCTCGCTTGTGGTGCGTGAAGAAGCCCGCCGCCTGGGAACGGGCCGGGAGCTTGTCAACGCCTGCCTCAGCGAATGCCGCGACCTGCATATTCAGAAAGTATTTGCGCTTACATACCAGGAGGCGTTTTTTGCCCGCCTGGGTTTCAGGGTTGTGGACAAGGATGTTTTGCCGCAAAAAATATGGGCCGACTGCGTGCACTGCGCTAAGTACCCCAACTGCGACGAAACGGCCGTCTATTTTGAACTGGATTCCGCTGCAAAGGACGTAGGAGAGGTGCATGCCCAAGGCTAACGACATCAAGGTAAAAGAACTGAAACCGGTATTTACGCCGGAGCAGATTGCAGCCCGGATCCAGGAGCTGGCCGCAGAGATCAACGCC of uncultured Desulfovibrio sp. contains these proteins:
- a CDS encoding TlpA disulfide reductase family protein → MKKLILALLLCLALPCSALAASSSVPTLNLAGLTDMLAKNKGKVIMLNFFATWCPPCRVEIPELVNVRKKYAEKDVLIVSISLDEDSKVVPPFVEKMKMTYPVFVADREVARAFKISQIPHNAFYSKDGQLILSEPGMADAEMVEMVFKKLLEQK
- a CDS encoding N-acetyltransferase, with translation MENTLVVRKAHMDDVKSMHGLLLQCAQKGLLLPRALIHLYGHVRNFMVAENTAGEIVGCCALAPVWEDLAEICSLVVREEARRLGTGRELVNACLSECRDLHIQKVFALTYQEAFFARLGFRVVDKDVLPQKIWADCVHCAKYPNCDETAVYFELDSAAKDVGEVHAQG